A genomic window from Nitrospirota bacterium includes:
- a CDS encoding MCE family protein, with protein sequence MLKFSTEVKVGIFVIVSAVVLIYMTFKVGDFTFGREKGYMVYAYFNSVAGLDTKAAVKIAGVEVGSVEDISLEENRAKVGMRIKSNVRIRKDTVAAVKTQSLLGEKYIELFQGKTGGYISEGGIIYNSIAIADMDSLITKLYSISEDIKVISSAFRDTLGDSHTQDSISQIINNLRNLTENLSGITERNSSSVESIIKDVEELVHQVKGITDDNREPLKNVVANLERISNDLSIMAKENRDPVRNTMANLQELSSDLKEKTPKIMDKVDIIAGRFERGEGTFGKLMKEDGLYQKLDSTFSGLEKYVSATERFKLNVAFRGEYMFDENNTKGYFSLRLQPREDKYYLFELADDPRGRLRVTDTTDTTSPAGTTVTVHQVKRDDKLKVSALFGRKFGHVGFRGGLMESTFGMGTDYYLDNDNFRASLDIWNFNGDVDAPKPHAKFTASYTIFKTLFIDLGVDDFANSKTLSAFTGAGLSFYDEDLKYILTKLPMAMP encoded by the coding sequence GTGCTGAAGTTTTCTACAGAGGTTAAGGTTGGGATATTTGTAATTGTCTCTGCGGTTGTGCTTATTTATATGACCTTTAAGGTTGGAGATTTTACCTTTGGCCGGGAAAAGGGTTATATGGTATATGCTTATTTTAATTCAGTGGCAGGGCTTGATACAAAGGCGGCTGTTAAGATAGCCGGTGTTGAAGTAGGCAGTGTTGAGGATATATCGCTTGAGGAAAACAGGGCAAAGGTTGGGATGCGGATAAAATCAAATGTCAGGATCAGGAAAGACACTGTAGCTGCGGTAAAGACACAGAGTTTACTCGGAGAAAAATATATTGAGCTTTTTCAAGGCAAAACAGGGGGGTATATAAGTGAAGGAGGGATTATCTATAATTCTATAGCTATTGCTGACATGGATTCTCTTATAACCAAACTCTACAGCATATCAGAAGACATAAAGGTTATCAGCAGTGCATTCAGGGATACATTAGGAGATTCCCATACTCAGGACTCAATCTCGCAGATAATAAATAACCTGAGGAACCTGACGGAAAATCTGTCAGGAATTACTGAACGAAACAGCAGTTCTGTTGAGAGTATTATTAAAGATGTTGAAGAACTTGTTCATCAGGTTAAGGGTATTACTGATGATAACAGGGAACCCCTGAAGAATGTTGTTGCAAATCTGGAGAGAATATCCAATGACCTTAGTATAATGGCGAAAGAGAACAGGGACCCTGTCAGGAATACAATGGCAAATCTGCAGGAGTTGTCTTCAGATTTAAAAGAAAAAACGCCTAAAATAATGGATAAGGTTGATATTATTGCCGGGAGGTTTGAACGGGGCGAGGGGACGTTTGGTAAACTGATGAAGGAGGACGGCCTGTATCAGAAGCTTGATTCCACCTTTTCAGGATTAGAAAAATATGTGTCAGCAACAGAAAGATTTAAACTAAATGTAGCTTTCAGGGGTGAATATATGTTTGATGAAAACAATACAAAAGGATACTTCTCCCTGAGGTTACAGCCAAGAGAGGATAAATATTATTTATTTGAACTGGCAGATGATCCGAGGGGCAGGCTAAGGGTGACAGATACAACAGATACTACTTCTCCTGCCGGTACAACTGTTACTGTGCATCAGGTAAAGAGGGATGACAAGCTAAAGGTGAGCGCCCTTTTTGGCAGGAAATTCGGGCATGTCGGGTTTCGGGGAGGCCTGATGGAGAGTACCTTCGGCATGGGTACGGATTATTATCTTGATAATGATAATTTCAGGGCCTCTCTGGATATATGGAACTTTAACGGCGATGTAGATGCCCCAAAACCACATGCGAAGTTTACAGCTAGTTATACGATATTCAAGACCTTATTTATAGATCTGGGTGTAGATGACTTTGCAAACTCAAAGACATTAAGCGCATTTACAGGCGCCGGCCTGTCGTTCTATGACGAAGACTTGAAATATATTTTGACAAAGTTGCCGATGGCAATGCCTTGA